A single window of Liolophura sinensis isolate JHLJ2023 chromosome 6, CUHK_Ljap_v2, whole genome shotgun sequence DNA harbors:
- the LOC135467210 gene encoding growth hormone secretagogue receptor type 1-like produces the protein MSWSLQGVDGNLSGSEEPLNNSDLVKDSLTNSSNISFSDQPFSEELHTPAYIPICVGIANGIVFFTGIIGNSLVMLVVCRVKEMRSSTNYFLISLSAADALVLLICQPSAILEFYAQDRWLLGPQMCKLVPFLENAVAYTSILTLLVISIERYVAICHPFAVHTTFTEKKTAKTVFAVWAAAFAISLPFIVLTGEETAIFHDKSVVKVCKTRIQDSWHHFYLLFTVIMLFFVPMAVLIALYTCILLKLRTENMEIGQCSTERRDRRQVVIILISVIVLFFVCLLPVRVLTLWKVYTSTTNIEALGLEGYLNLIWFVRIMMYINSAGNPIIYNMVSTKFRTAFVRCLPFFKRGRRGFRRSSSFRSSQPSFSSTYLKDYRDLDGFESNLMVRGDGMGEQDTISDRESRGL, from the exons ATGTCCTGGAGCCTCCAAGGCGTGGACGGAAACCTATCCGGTTCAGAAGAACCATTGAATAACAGTGATCTAGTGAAAGACTCGTTAACAAACAGCTCTAATATAAGCTTCAGTGATCAACCATTTAGCGAAGAGTTGCACACACCCGCATATATACCAATATGTGTGGGTATTGCCAACGGAATTGTGTTCTTTACCGGTATCATTGGCAACAGTTTGGTGATGTTGGTGGTGTGCCGCGTCAAAGAGATGAGGTCTTCTACTAATTACTTCCTAATCAGCCTAAGTGCTGCTGACGCCCTTGTGCTTTTGATTTGCCAGCCAAGCGCTATTTTAGAGTTCTACGCTCAGGACAGATGGCTTCTTGGTCCTCAAATGT GCAAATTGGTACCTTTCCTGGAGAATGCTGTGGCCTACACATCGATCTTGACACTGCTGGTGATAAGTATAGAACGATATGTAGCAATATGTCACCCATTTGCGGTGCACACAACCTTTACGGAGAAAAAGACGGCTAAAACAGTGTTCGCTGTATGGGCGGCTGCCTTCGCTATATCTTTACCCTTTATAGTCTTGACAGGAGAGGAAACAGCTATATTCCATGACAAGTCCGTGGTGAAAGTATGCAAGACGAGAATACAGGATTCCTGGCACCATTTCTATCTTCTCTTCACAGTcataatgttgttttttgtgcCAATGGCAGTGCTCATCGCCCTGTACACGTGTATATTGCTCAAACTGCGCACTGAGAACATGGAGATAGGCCAGTGTAGCACTGAACGTCGTGACCGACGTCAAGTCGTGATTATCCTTATCTCGGTCATAGTGCTGTTTTTCGTGTGTTTGCTACCGGTGCGTGTCCTGACCCTATGGAAGGTATACACGTCCACGACTAACATCGAGGCCCTCGGTCTGGAGGGTTACCTGAATCTGATCTGGTTTGTGAGGATCATGATGTACATAAACAGTGCTGGTAATCCCATCATCTACAACATGGTCTCAACCAAGTTCAGGACGGCTTTCGTTCGCTGTTTACCGTTCTTTAAGCGCGGCAGGAGGGGTTTCCGACGCAGTAGCAGTTTTCGGAGTTCTCAGCCTTCTTTTTCATCGACGTACCTTAAGGATTATCGCGATTTGGACGGATTTGAGTCAAACCTCATGGTCAGGGGGGACGGAATGGGTGAGCAGGACACCATCAGCGACAGGGAATCCAGGGGCCTTTAG